The following are encoded in a window of Sinorhizobium sojae CCBAU 05684 genomic DNA:
- a CDS encoding SIS domain-containing protein, with protein MQTNMRREIDEIPEAAARLLDSSAKALTAAGAALRAKDPAFLVTIARGSSDHAALFLKYAIELTAGRPVASLGPSLASIYGAELKLGGAAAIAISQSGKSPDIVAMAEAATRAGAVSIALTNTLPSPIADACSHPLDILAGPEIAVAATKSYVNSIVAGLAVLGEWTGDLGLKRAVAELPNRFAEAVKLDWQDFAAELEEAESLYVLGRGPALAIASEAALKFKETSGMHAEAYSAAEVLHGPVALVGARFPVLALAARDAAEASVAEIADGLSEKGAVVRVTSARAAKANRLPFVGTGHPITDALALILPFYGFVEAWSRSRGLDPDAPASLKKVTETR; from the coding sequence ATGCAGACCAACATGCGGCGAGAAATCGACGAGATTCCCGAGGCTGCCGCACGATTGCTCGATAGCTCGGCGAAAGCGCTCACCGCGGCGGGTGCGGCGCTTCGCGCCAAGGATCCGGCCTTTCTGGTGACGATTGCCCGCGGATCTTCCGACCACGCGGCCCTCTTCCTGAAATATGCGATCGAGCTCACGGCCGGTCGCCCCGTAGCCTCGCTCGGGCCTTCGCTCGCCTCCATTTATGGCGCCGAATTGAAGCTCGGCGGAGCGGCGGCGATTGCCATCTCGCAATCGGGAAAAAGCCCGGATATCGTCGCCATGGCCGAGGCCGCAACCCGTGCCGGCGCCGTTTCGATCGCGCTTACCAACACGCTGCCGTCCCCGATCGCCGACGCTTGCAGCCACCCGCTCGATATTCTTGCCGGGCCCGAAATTGCCGTCGCGGCGACCAAGTCTTATGTTAACTCCATTGTCGCGGGCCTTGCCGTGCTCGGCGAATGGACGGGCGACCTCGGCCTGAAGCGGGCCGTGGCCGAACTCCCGAATCGCTTTGCCGAAGCGGTGAAGCTCGACTGGCAGGATTTCGCCGCCGAACTTGAGGAGGCGGAATCGCTCTATGTGCTCGGCCGAGGACCGGCGCTGGCGATCGCCAGCGAAGCGGCGCTGAAGTTCAAGGAGACGTCAGGCATGCATGCCGAGGCCTATTCGGCGGCGGAAGTGTTGCACGGTCCGGTCGCGCTCGTCGGCGCCCGCTTCCCGGTGCTGGCGCTCGCCGCCCGGGATGCCGCCGAAGCCTCGGTCGCCGAGATCGCCGACGGTCTCAGCGAGAAGGGCGCCGTCGTGCGTGTCACGTCGGCGCGAGCAGCAAAGGCAAACCGCCTGCCCTTCGTCGGGACCGGCCACCCGATCACCGACGCGCTGGCGCTGATCCTGCCGTTCTACGGCTTCGTCGAAGCCTGGTCGCGCTCGCGCGGGCTCGATCCCGATGCCCCGGCGAGCCTCAAGAAAGTAACGGAGACCCGATGA
- the nagA gene encoding N-acetylglucosamine-6-phosphate deacetylase, with product MTAKKKITGARIFDGIDCHDGAALLIEAGHVKTIVPAGAAADEMETIDARGLLLVPGFIDLQVNGGGGALFNEQPTLAGIRQICAAHARFGTTALLPTLITDTRAVRTEAIKAGIEAKASGVPGFLGLHLEGPHLSLVRKGAHDPSLIRPMEKPDLDEMLACMKSLGCLMVTLAPENATKEQVKALADAGVVVSLGHTDVGFEAACAYAKAGARTVTHLFNAMSGLGHREPGVVGAALATGRLHAGMIADGFHVDPATMGIAIRGKQGPGQIFLVTDAMSTIGSDVTRFLLNGREILRKDGRLTLADGTLAGADIDMLSSVRFVHERLGLPVEEALRMASAYPADAMGIASHKGRLLPGADADFVLLAPDLQLKSTWIGGECVYSA from the coding sequence ATGACTGCGAAGAAGAAAATCACCGGTGCGCGGATTTTCGACGGCATCGACTGTCACGACGGCGCCGCGCTTCTGATCGAGGCGGGGCATGTGAAGACCATCGTCCCTGCAGGGGCTGCCGCCGACGAGATGGAGACGATCGACGCGCGCGGCCTCCTGCTCGTCCCGGGCTTCATCGACCTGCAGGTCAATGGCGGTGGCGGCGCCCTCTTCAACGAGCAGCCGACGCTTGCGGGCATCCGGCAAATCTGTGCCGCCCATGCGCGGTTCGGCACGACGGCATTGCTGCCGACCCTGATCACCGACACGCGCGCGGTGAGGACAGAAGCGATAAAGGCCGGCATCGAGGCCAAGGCCTCCGGCGTGCCGGGCTTCCTCGGGCTGCATCTCGAAGGCCCGCACCTTTCCCTCGTCCGCAAGGGTGCTCATGATCCATCGCTGATCCGCCCCATGGAAAAGCCGGACCTGGACGAAATGCTCGCCTGTATGAAGTCGCTCGGCTGCCTGATGGTGACGCTTGCCCCGGAAAATGCGACCAAGGAGCAGGTGAAGGCACTTGCCGATGCCGGCGTCGTCGTCAGCCTTGGCCATACGGATGTCGGCTTCGAGGCGGCCTGCGCCTATGCGAAGGCCGGGGCGCGCACCGTGACGCATCTCTTCAATGCCATGAGCGGCCTTGGTCACCGAGAGCCAGGGGTGGTCGGTGCGGCGCTGGCGACGGGGAGACTCCATGCGGGGATGATCGCCGACGGCTTCCATGTCGATCCGGCGACGATGGGCATTGCAATTCGCGGCAAGCAAGGGCCGGGGCAGATCTTCCTGGTGACCGATGCGATGTCGACGATCGGCTCCGACGTGACGCGCTTCCTCCTGAACGGGCGCGAGATTTTGCGCAAGGACGGACGGCTGACGCTCGCCGACGGCACGCTCGCCGGCGCCGATATCGACATGCTCTCCTCCGTCCGTTTCGTGCATGAAAGGCTCGGCCTGCCGGTTGAGGAAGCCCTCCGCATGGCCTCCGCCTATCCCGCCGATGCCATGGGCATCGCCTCGCACAAGGGCCGCCTCCTGCCGGGAGCCGACGCCGATTTCGTGCTGCTGGCCCCGGATCTTCAACTGAAATCCACCTGGATCGGCGGGGAGTGCGTCTATTCCGCCTAG
- a CDS encoding copper homeostasis protein CutC, which yields MKDILLEVCVDDAEGLKAAVEGGADRIELCSALAVGGLTPSAGLMACAKPPPVPVYAMIRPRPGDFTFSPAELDIMRGDIDAARRAGLAGVVLGASRPDGRLDERMLVKLTGHAAGLGLTLHRAFDLVPDFAEAIGIAAELGFERILTSGGAKSAPEAVDTLALLVELAAGRLSIMPGAGINPDTLDAILPQLEVNEVHSSCSVSELANERRVVDMGFGPPERRRTDAAMVRAMRERLSVLARL from the coding sequence ATGAAGGACATCCTGCTCGAGGTCTGCGTCGACGACGCGGAGGGATTGAAGGCCGCGGTCGAGGGCGGTGCCGACCGCATCGAGCTCTGTTCAGCACTTGCCGTCGGCGGCCTGACGCCGAGCGCTGGGCTGATGGCCTGCGCAAAGCCGCCGCCGGTGCCGGTCTATGCGATGATCCGCCCGCGCCCCGGCGATTTCACCTTCAGCCCAGCCGAGCTCGACATCATGCGCGGCGATATCGATGCGGCGCGCAGGGCGGGGCTTGCGGGCGTCGTGCTCGGCGCGTCGCGCCCGGACGGTCGGTTGGACGAGCGCATGCTGGTAAAACTCACCGGCCACGCCGCCGGTCTCGGCCTCACCCTGCACCGGGCTTTCGATCTTGTACCGGATTTTGCCGAAGCGATCGGGATCGCCGCCGAACTCGGCTTCGAACGCATCCTGACGTCGGGCGGCGCGAAAAGCGCACCGGAAGCGGTCGACACACTCGCCCTGCTCGTCGAACTCGCGGCCGGCCGGCTCTCGATCATGCCCGGCGCCGGCATCAATCCCGATACGCTCGACGCAATCCTGCCGCAGCTCGAGGTCAACGAGGTACATTCATCCTGCTCTGTTAGTGAGCTGGCTAACGAAAGGCGCGTCGTCGACATGGGCTTCGGACCGCCGGAGCGCCGCCGTACGGATGCTGCAATGGTCAGGGCGATGAGGGAGCGGCTCAGTGTGCTAGCCCGGCTATAG
- a CDS encoding ROK family protein, whose translation MIICFDIGGSAIKGAITYSPERIFPLPRRETPLTDFHRFVGAMEAVIDEAGGLPDRLAISITGVIDPETQRIKCANIPCIDGRELAAELEAALHLPVVIANDADCFTLAEAGIGAGRGHRIVFGAILGTGVGGGLVVDGRLINAVGGFAGEWGHGPVSAREAGNPPVAIPAFDCGCGQRGCIDTIGGARGLERLHAALHCKERASQELIEAWRQGDVEAARTVDIYVDLVSSPLALVINITGATIVPVGGGLSNSEALIGEIDRMVRSRILRRFSRPLVVRGQCRVEPGLIGAALLGFDRDHLDGGPRA comes from the coding sequence ATGATCATCTGCTTCGACATCGGCGGTTCGGCGATCAAGGGCGCCATCACCTATTCGCCGGAACGCATATTCCCGCTGCCGCGGCGGGAGACGCCGCTCACCGACTTCCACCGTTTCGTCGGGGCCATGGAGGCGGTGATCGACGAAGCCGGTGGCCTGCCGGACCGCCTGGCGATCTCGATCACCGGCGTCATCGACCCGGAGACGCAACGGATCAAATGCGCCAATATCCCCTGCATCGACGGGCGCGAGCTTGCGGCCGAGCTCGAGGCGGCGCTGCATCTGCCCGTGGTGATCGCCAACGATGCCGATTGCTTCACACTTGCCGAGGCCGGCATCGGCGCCGGACGCGGCCACCGCATCGTCTTCGGCGCAATCCTCGGCACCGGTGTCGGCGGAGGGCTGGTGGTCGACGGTAGACTGATCAATGCCGTTGGCGGCTTTGCCGGAGAATGGGGGCATGGGCCGGTTTCCGCCCGCGAAGCCGGCAACCCGCCCGTCGCAATACCGGCCTTCGATTGCGGCTGCGGCCAGCGCGGCTGCATCGACACGATCGGCGGGGCGCGCGGCCTGGAGAGGCTGCATGCGGCCCTTCATTGCAAGGAACGCGCCAGCCAGGAGCTCATCGAGGCTTGGCGGCAAGGTGACGTCGAGGCGGCTCGCACGGTCGATATCTATGTCGATCTCGTCAGTTCACCATTGGCCCTGGTGATCAACATCACCGGCGCGACCATCGTGCCCGTCGGCGGGGGCCTTTCGAATTCCGAGGCGCTAATCGGCGAGATCGACCGGATGGTGCGCAGCCGGATTCTGCGCCGGTTCAGTCGGCCGCTGGTGGTGCGAGGCCAGTGCCGGGTGGAGCCGGGCCTGATCGGCGCCGCTCTGCTCGGTTTCGATCGGGACCATCTGGACGGGGGACCAAGAGCATGA
- a CDS encoding amidase, with protein MTSKKTLASLAVLVQSGDVDPVALAEETLARVESHNDRAVFIEITRERAEREAKAASERIRAGRSLGLLDGLPVAWKDLFDMAGSVTTAGSVVLKDQPTATADAAVVAALSGAGMISLGRTSMNEFAFSGLGVNPHHGTPRNPASTDVHRIPGGSSSGSAAAVAAGLVPLAIGTDTGGSVRIPAAMTGVVGYKATRGRYAMRGVFPLAGSLDSLGPLCLTVQDAVWADAAMHSLTAPVVRRAEPAELSLVIPETIVFDEAEAEVVTAFEGAIKRLEAAGVRIRRQPFPSFAAIFDLMRRHGALVNAEAYALHRERLDSPDAARMDPRVVTRVRLGEKISASDYIALVEARERLIHETADILNAGELIAHPTLPHVAPPLAPLLADDELFFRTNARTLRNTLIGNFLDFCGISIPCGTGAAGMPVGFLLSAPHHQDDRLLSAALALEAPIRGEV; from the coding sequence ATGACCAGCAAAAAGACGCTCGCGAGCCTCGCCGTCCTGGTGCAATCCGGCGACGTCGATCCCGTCGCGCTCGCTGAGGAAACGCTCGCCCGGGTCGAAAGCCATAACGACCGAGCCGTCTTCATCGAGATTACGCGCGAGCGGGCGGAACGGGAAGCGAAGGCGGCCTCCGAGCGAATCAGAGCCGGCCGGTCACTCGGCCTGCTCGATGGCCTTCCCGTCGCCTGGAAAGACCTCTTCGACATGGCCGGTAGCGTGACCACCGCGGGATCCGTCGTACTCAAGGACCAGCCGACGGCAACGGCCGATGCGGCGGTCGTGGCGGCATTGAGCGGCGCCGGCATGATCAGTCTCGGTCGCACCAGCATGAACGAATTCGCCTTCTCCGGTCTCGGCGTCAATCCGCATCACGGCACGCCGCGCAACCCCGCATCGACCGACGTCCATCGTATCCCCGGCGGCTCCTCCTCCGGTTCGGCGGCGGCCGTCGCCGCCGGCCTCGTACCGCTCGCCATCGGTACCGACACCGGCGGTTCGGTACGCATTCCGGCAGCGATGACCGGTGTCGTCGGCTACAAGGCGACGCGCGGCCGATACGCGATGAGGGGCGTCTTTCCGCTCGCCGGAAGTCTCGATTCGCTCGGCCCCCTGTGCCTGACCGTTCAGGACGCCGTCTGGGCGGATGCGGCCATGCACAGCCTCACCGCACCGGTGGTCCGCCGCGCCGAGCCTGCCGAGCTTTCGCTCGTCATTCCCGAAACCATCGTTTTCGACGAGGCCGAAGCGGAGGTCGTGACCGCCTTCGAGGGGGCGATCAAGAGACTCGAGGCCGCCGGTGTACGGATCCGCCGCCAGCCCTTCCCGAGCTTCGCCGCGATCTTCGACCTGATGAGGCGTCACGGCGCGCTGGTGAATGCGGAAGCCTATGCGCTCCATCGCGAGCGCCTCGACAGCCCCGACGCCGCCCGGATGGATCCACGCGTCGTCACACGCGTGCGCCTCGGCGAGAAAATCAGCGCCAGCGACTATATCGCCCTCGTCGAGGCACGCGAGCGGCTGATCCACGAAACGGCCGACATCCTGAACGCCGGCGAGCTGATCGCGCATCCGACGCTGCCGCATGTGGCGCCGCCGCTCGCGCCTCTGCTTGCCGACGACGAACTCTTCTTCAGGACCAATGCGCGGACGCTGCGCAACACGCTGATCGGCAATTTCCTCGACTTTTGCGGCATCTCCATCCCCTGCGGAACGGGTGCGGCCGGCATGCCGGTCGGCTTTCTCTTGTCGGCGCCGCATCACCAGGACGATCGCCTGCTTTCCGCCGCGCTTGCGCTCGAGGCGCCGATCCGGGGCGAGGTATGA
- a CDS encoding sulfate transporter family protein, translated as MILDAARLAFANLFAAETRAVFWKVIGLTLLALVALWFALRQLFAWLALPWIDALLPGTPEWAGWLTLVVGIFASLGLALGLALLLAPVTAMIAGLFLDDVAEVVEKRDYPGEAPGAPLPLAEAIVSSAKFLGIVILGNMVALFLLLVPGINLIAFFLVNGYLLGREFFEFAAMRHRAPGEARLFRRKHRATVFLAGLVLAAFLAVPVLNLLTPLFAAGMMVHLHKMLSARDPGFAVAGRVAAGTRG; from the coding sequence ATGATTCTGGATGCGGCGCGGCTGGCCTTCGCCAATCTCTTTGCGGCCGAGACCCGCGCGGTCTTCTGGAAGGTGATCGGGCTCACGCTTCTGGCACTCGTCGCGCTGTGGTTTGCGCTGCGCCAGCTGTTCGCCTGGCTTGCCTTGCCGTGGATCGACGCGCTGTTGCCCGGAACACCCGAATGGGCGGGATGGCTTACCCTCGTCGTCGGCATTTTCGCCAGCCTCGGCCTCGCCTTGGGGCTGGCGCTGCTGCTCGCCCCGGTGACGGCGATGATCGCCGGCTTGTTCCTCGACGATGTCGCCGAGGTGGTCGAGAAGCGCGACTATCCCGGCGAGGCGCCGGGAGCGCCGCTGCCGCTCGCCGAAGCGATCGTAAGCTCGGCGAAGTTCCTAGGCATCGTGATCCTCGGCAACATGGTGGCGTTGTTCCTCCTGCTGGTGCCGGGCATCAATCTTATCGCCTTCTTTCTCGTCAACGGCTATCTGCTCGGGCGGGAATTCTTCGAATTCGCCGCCATGCGGCACCGCGCGCCCGGCGAGGCGCGGCTCTTCCGCAGAAAGCATCGCGCGACGGTGTTCCTCGCGGGCCTTGTTCTTGCGGCCTTCCTGGCTGTGCCCGTGCTGAACCTGCTGACGCCGCTATTTGCCGCCGGCATGATGGTGCACCTGCATAAAATGCTCTCGGCCCGTGACCCCGGCTTCGCGGTCGCCGGCCGCGTCGCGGCCGGGACGCGCGGCTGA
- a CDS encoding SlyX family protein: protein MSEADDRITRLEETVAHQAKTIEELSDQLAEQWKVVEQTRAKLDRLAERFLMLEEQAREAIPVTRPPHY, encoded by the coding sequence ATGAGCGAGGCAGACGATCGGATCACCCGATTGGAGGAAACGGTGGCCCACCAGGCCAAGACCATCGAGGAGCTTTCGGATCAGTTGGCCGAGCAATGGAAGGTCGTGGAACAGACGCGGGCCAAGCTGGACCGGCTGGCCGAGCGATTCCTGATGCTCGAGGAGCAGGCGCGGGAGGCGATCCCGGTAACACGGCCGCCGCATTACTGA
- a CDS encoding BMP family lipoprotein, translating into MKKTILGLLAFSMMSATALAADIEPAIIYDLGGKFDKSFNEAAYNGAEKFKAETGIEYREFEIANDAQREQALRRFARDGNSPIVMAGFNWAASLEKIAPEYPDTKFAIIDMVVDKPNVKSIVFKEQEGSYLVGVLAGLASQTKTVGFVGGMDIPLIHKFACGYVGGAKSTGDVTVLEAYTGTTPDAWNDPVKGGEITKSQIDQGADVIYHAAGGTGVGVLQAAADAGKLGIGVDSNQNMLQPGKVLTSMLKRVDVAVYDAFTAAKDDKFEFGVSNLGLKEDGVGYALDEHNKALITPEMLEAVEKVKADIIAGNLVVHDYMTDESCPY; encoded by the coding sequence ATGAAAAAAACCATTCTCGGTCTCCTTGCTTTCTCGATGATGTCCGCGACGGCGCTGGCCGCGGATATCGAGCCGGCGATCATCTACGATCTCGGCGGCAAGTTCGACAAATCCTTCAACGAGGCCGCCTATAACGGCGCCGAAAAGTTCAAGGCCGAAACGGGCATCGAATATCGCGAATTCGAAATCGCCAATGACGCCCAGCGCGAGCAGGCGCTGCGCCGCTTCGCCCGCGATGGCAACAGCCCGATCGTCATGGCCGGCTTCAATTGGGCGGCATCGCTCGAGAAGATCGCGCCGGAATATCCCGACACCAAATTCGCCATCATCGACATGGTGGTCGACAAGCCGAACGTCAAATCGATCGTCTTCAAGGAGCAGGAAGGCTCCTATCTGGTCGGCGTGCTTGCCGGCCTCGCCTCCCAGACGAAGACCGTCGGTTTCGTCGGCGGCATGGACATCCCGCTCATTCACAAATTCGCCTGCGGCTATGTCGGCGGCGCCAAGTCGACGGGTGACGTGACGGTGCTCGAAGCCTATACGGGAACGACACCGGATGCCTGGAACGATCCGGTCAAGGGAGGCGAGATCACCAAGTCGCAGATCGACCAGGGCGCGGACGTGATCTATCACGCCGCCGGCGGCACCGGCGTCGGCGTTCTGCAGGCCGCGGCAGATGCGGGCAAGCTCGGCATCGGCGTCGATTCCAACCAGAACATGCTGCAGCCGGGCAAGGTACTGACCTCGATGCTGAAGCGCGTCGACGTCGCCGTCTACGATGCCTTCACGGCCGCAAAGGACGACAAGTTCGAATTCGGCGTCTCCAATCTCGGCCTGAAGGAAGACGGCGTCGGCTATGCTCTGGACGAGCACAACAAGGCGCTGATCACGCCGGAAATGCTCGAAGCGGTCGAAAAGGTGAAGGCGGACATCATTGCCGGCAATCTCGTGGTGCACGACTACATGACGGACGAGTCCTGCCCCTACTGA
- the msrA gene encoding peptide-methionine (S)-S-oxide reductase MsrA: MFLIDMFNKKTLLPDAETALPGRAQEIPTAEAHFVSGRPLKGPYPQGMKKVLFGMGCFWGAERLFWKMHGVHVTAVGYSGGLTPNPTYQETTTGLTGHAEVVLVVYDSEKVSFARLLKTFFEEHDPTQGMRQGNDIGTTYRSAVYVYDEEQLAEANAARNTYRKALKSSDHVREITTEITMAGPFYFAEDYHQQYLAKSPDGYCGLRGTGVSCPIG; encoded by the coding sequence ATGTTTCTTATCGACATGTTCAACAAGAAAACCCTCCTGCCGGACGCCGAGACCGCGCTGCCCGGGCGCGCGCAGGAGATCCCGACCGCCGAGGCGCATTTCGTCTCCGGCCGGCCGCTCAAGGGGCCCTATCCGCAGGGAATGAAGAAGGTGCTCTTCGGCATGGGCTGCTTCTGGGGCGCCGAGCGGCTCTTCTGGAAGATGCATGGCGTCCATGTGACCGCTGTCGGCTATTCCGGCGGGCTGACGCCGAATCCGACCTATCAGGAGACGACGACGGGGCTGACGGGCCATGCCGAAGTGGTGTTGGTCGTCTATGACTCTGAGAAGGTCTCCTTCGCCCGGCTGCTCAAGACCTTCTTCGAGGAGCATGACCCGACCCAGGGCATGCGGCAGGGCAACGACATCGGCACGACCTATCGCTCGGCCGTCTATGTCTATGACGAAGAGCAGCTCGCCGAGGCGAATGCAGCCCGCAATACCTACCGGAAGGCGTTGAAGTCCTCGGACCACGTCCGTGAGATCACCACCGAAATCACGATGGCCGGACCCTTCTATTTTGCCGAAGACTACCACCAGCAGTATCTCGCCAAGAGTCCGGACGGCTATTGCGGATTGCGCGGCACCGGCGTCAGCTGCCCGATCGGTTAA
- a CDS encoding SOS response-associated peptidase codes for MCGRVYIKSTLEGLLREFSFAERQAVEGMANQLPRYNGAPSLTYPIIITDVVRDPDVFGPTFVSARWGLMSRWMKATGRPPVNARCEGIATNGLFKHPYRSRRCLIPIDGFFEWKDIYGTGKNKQPYAVAMKSGEPFALAGLWNSWRDPKTDEDIRTFCIITCPPNEMMATIHGRMPVVLHRADYERWLSPEPDPSDLMKPFPADLMTMWPIDRKVGSPKYDAADILDPVDPES; via the coding sequence ATGTGCGGACGCGTCTATATCAAGAGCACGCTCGAAGGATTGCTGCGCGAATTCTCCTTCGCCGAGCGGCAGGCCGTCGAGGGAATGGCGAACCAGCTTCCGCGCTACAACGGCGCGCCGTCGCTCACCTATCCGATCATCATCACCGACGTGGTGCGCGACCCGGATGTGTTCGGTCCGACCTTCGTCAGCGCGCGCTGGGGGCTGATGTCGCGCTGGATGAAGGCGACCGGCCGGCCGCCGGTCAATGCGCGCTGCGAGGGCATCGCGACCAACGGCCTCTTCAAGCACCCCTATCGCAGCCGCCGCTGCCTCATCCCGATCGACGGCTTCTTCGAATGGAAGGACATTTACGGCACCGGGAAGAACAAGCAGCCCTATGCGGTCGCCATGAAGTCCGGCGAACCCTTTGCGCTTGCCGGCCTGTGGAACAGCTGGCGCGATCCGAAGACCGACGAGGATATCCGCACCTTCTGCATCATCACCTGCCCGCCAAACGAAATGATGGCGACGATCCACGGCCGAATGCCGGTGGTCCTGCACCGAGCCGACTACGAGCGCTGGCTCTCGCCGGAGCCGGATCCCTCGGATCTGATGAAACCGTTCCCGGCGGACCTGATGACCATGTGGCCGATCGACCGGAAGGTGGGATCGCCGAAATACGACGCGGCGGACATTCTCGACCCGGTCGACCCAGAGAGTTGA
- a CDS encoding BON domain-containing protein encodes MVTERSVYSRGDDDPHLTGDALAEKVGRFLRYATMIDTRDISITAIGNWVLLSGTVATEADIACVGEAAASVIGVARVDNQLTARGEEAEK; translated from the coding sequence ATGGTAACGGAGCGTTCAGTTTATTCACGCGGAGACGACGACCCGCATTTGACCGGCGACGCGCTTGCGGAGAAGGTCGGACGCTTCCTTCGCTATGCAACCATGATCGACACGCGCGACATTTCCATCACCGCAATAGGTAACTGGGTCTTGCTTTCCGGCACGGTCGCGACGGAAGCGGACATCGCCTGCGTCGGCGAAGCCGCAGCTTCGGTGATCGGGGTCGCACGCGTCGACAATCAGCTGACGGCGCGCGGGGAAGAGGCGGAGAAGTAA
- a CDS encoding AEC family transporter gives MSEVFLNVLPIFILILTGWLVVRFGYLKPAVGEALGEFVFRVAVPVLLFRTIAEADFREGSPWPLWLAYFSGVAVTWTLGHLAATFCFGRDQRMGVLAGVSSAFANTVFIGLPLVSRVVGEEGVVALSILLSVHLPVMMIAGTVFMERAERKTSGKPGQGLVRLLAGVARNLVRNPLVIGLALGALFHLLGQPLGGPAKSVVDQLAAVAAPAALISIGMALDRYGLAGNTGLASVTSALKLVVLPGTVFAACHLLGLSPSWTAALVLTSSVPTGVNAWLIANHFNVGHALASSTITLTTALGVVSVSAWAYLLM, from the coding sequence ATGTCCGAAGTCTTTCTGAACGTGCTTCCGATCTTCATTCTGATCCTGACCGGCTGGCTGGTGGTCCGGTTCGGCTATCTAAAACCGGCCGTCGGCGAGGCGCTCGGCGAATTCGTCTTCCGCGTCGCCGTACCGGTCCTGCTGTTCCGCACCATTGCCGAGGCGGATTTCCGGGAGGGTTCGCCCTGGCCGCTCTGGCTTGCCTATTTCTCCGGTGTCGCCGTCACCTGGACCCTGGGCCATCTAGCCGCCACGTTCTGTTTCGGGCGCGACCAGCGCATGGGCGTGCTCGCCGGCGTATCCTCGGCCTTCGCCAACACGGTCTTCATAGGTCTACCGCTGGTCTCGCGCGTGGTGGGAGAGGAGGGCGTGGTGGCGCTTTCGATCCTGCTCTCGGTACACCTGCCGGTGATGATGATCGCCGGAACTGTGTTCATGGAACGCGCTGAGCGCAAGACGAGCGGCAAGCCGGGTCAAGGACTCGTCCGGCTGCTTGCGGGGGTCGCGCGCAATCTTGTCCGCAATCCGCTGGTGATCGGGCTTGCCCTCGGTGCGCTCTTTCACCTCCTCGGTCAGCCACTCGGAGGGCCGGCGAAAAGCGTCGTCGACCAGCTTGCCGCCGTAGCCGCACCCGCCGCGCTCATCTCGATCGGCATGGCGCTCGACCGCTACGGTCTGGCCGGCAATACCGGGCTTGCCAGCGTCACCAGCGCGCTGAAGCTCGTGGTGCTGCCGGGCACCGTCTTTGCCGCCTGCCACCTTCTGGGCTTGAGCCCGAGCTGGACCGCCGCCCTTGTGCTGACCTCGTCCGTGCCGACCGGCGTCAACGCCTGGCTGATCGCCAACCATTTCAATGTCGGCCATGCGCTCGCCTCTTCGACGATCACGCTCACCACGGCGCTCGGCGTCGTCAGCGTTTCCGCCTGGGCCTATCTCTTAATGTGA